The Acetobacter sp. DNA window GGAAGCCGTGGTCTATGACCCGATCACCAACAAGGTGATCGCGGCGGGTGGCCTGCTCAGCCGCTCGGGCTATGACCAGCCGCTGCCACCGCCTGCGGCCACCATGATGGCCCGCACCAATGACGTGGCGATCTATGACAGCCCCGATGAGAAGGTCGTGCGGGCCGTCGTGGCGCTCGGTGAAACGCCGGAGATGATGCTGGTCATCACGCGGCCGGTCGATCCGGAAATCCTCGGTCATATGCGCAAGACTGAAAAGGTTGTGGCGGATTACAAGCGGCTGGACAATAACCGCACGAAGATTCAGATCATCTTCGTGATCATCTTCGCATTGGTGACGCTGCTCGTGATGCTGGCGGCCGCGCTGATGGGGCTGACGCTGGCCCGGCAGATCGCGCGCCCTCTCGGACTGCTCATGGATGCGTCACACCGCGTCAGTGAGGGCGATCTGTCCGTGCGTGTGCCGGAAGAGGGACGGGATGACGAAATCCGCAGTCTCTCGCATGCCTTCAACCTCATGACGGATGAGCTTGCGAGCCAGCGTTCGCAGCTTATGGACGCCTACGAGCAGATCAACGAACGGCGACGGTTCACCGAGGCCGTGCTTTCGGGCGTCTCGGCGGGTGTCATCGGTCTGGACGGGCTGGCGCATATCGAACTGCCCAACCGTGTGGCCTGCGACCTTCTGGGCAAGGATCTGACTGAGTGTGTGGGGCACTCTCTTGTGACGGTCGTACCGGAGTTCGAGCCCGTGCTGAACGCGCTCCAGTCTGGCGATGGCCGCGTCCAGACGCAGGAAGTGCAGATTGGCGTGCCGGGCAGCCGCCGCGTGCTGTTCGTGCGCGCCGCCGCGGAAATGCGGAACAATGTGGTGGCGGGGTATGTCGTCACATTCGACGACATCACGGCGCTCCAGTCAGCCCAGCGCAAGGCGGCATGGGCGGATGTCGCCCGGCGCATCGCGCACGAGATCAAGAATCCGCTCACGCCGATTCAGCTTGCCGCGGAACGGCTGAAACGCCGCTTTCTGCGCGAGATCACTTCTGATCCGGAGACGTTTCAGCAGTGCGCCGATACAATTGTTCGTCAGGTGGGCGATATCGGGCGGATGGTGGACGAATTCTCGGCCTTTGCAAGAATGCCGCAGCCGCGCATGGCGCAGGAAAACCTGTCCAGCATCATCCGGGACGCGCTGATTCTACAGCAGGGAGCGCATCCGGAAATCCGCTATGACGTTCACCTGCTACAGGGTGGAGGGCCTCTGCTCTCCTGTGATCGCAGGCAGATTGGCCAGACACTCACGAACCTGCTTCAGAACGCGGCGGACGCCATCGCCATGACGGGGCGCACGGTTGATGTGGATTCTGAAAAAACAGACGAATCTGCCTCGGAAGTGACAGGTTCGATCGGCATGATCCGTCTTGATGTGACAGAGCAGGATGGCAGGGTGCACATCGTCGTCACGGATGATGGAATCGGTCTGCCGCGTGAGGATCGGGATCGTCTGACCGAACCTTACGTCACGCACAAGCCGAAAGGGACCGGGCTGGGGCTGGCCATTGTCAAGAAAATCATGGAAGACCATGAAGGAACGATTGAGCTGAGGGACCGTCCGGATGCGGAAGGCACTGAGGCTACTCTGATTTTGCCACTCAAGGCTGGAACACAGAAAGAGAACCATGGCGTATGAAGTCCTGATCGTCGACGACGAACCGGATATCCGCATGCTGATCGAGGGTATCCTTCATGACGAAGGATATGAAACTCGTGTTGCCGGAGACTCCGACTCTGCGCTGGCGGCTTTCAGAGCACGCAGACCCTCTCTTGTGATTCAGGATATCTGGCTTCAGGGCTCGAAACTGGACGGTCTTGAGATTCTCAAGACCATGCAGGCCGAGGACGCCAGCGTGCCGGTGGTCATGATC harbors:
- a CDS encoding sensor histidine kinase NtrY-like, which encodes MLRRALEMRSVTITLVPLALLLVFAMFVVLSGGAALAHHPILQNGIFILGGATLLLLAVTSGLWVRRLINERQRDGTAGARLHVRLVALFGLVAVAPTIVVGIFATIFFDYGIQIWFSDRVNTALNEALQASRGYLTEHNANIRTEAFSLANFLVSAENELQSNGTDLLHDPETLGQMLDSQATIRGLTEAVVYDPITNKVIAAGGLLSRSGYDQPLPPPAATMMARTNDVAIYDSPDEKVVRAVVALGETPEMMLVITRPVDPEILGHMRKTEKVVADYKRLDNNRTKIQIIFVIIFALVTLLVMLAAALMGLTLARQIARPLGLLMDASHRVSEGDLSVRVPEEGRDDEIRSLSHAFNLMTDELASQRSQLMDAYEQINERRRFTEAVLSGVSAGVIGLDGLAHIELPNRVACDLLGKDLTECVGHSLVTVVPEFEPVLNALQSGDGRVQTQEVQIGVPGSRRVLFVRAAAEMRNNVVAGYVVTFDDITALQSAQRKAAWADVARRIAHEIKNPLTPIQLAAERLKRRFLREITSDPETFQQCADTIVRQVGDIGRMVDEFSAFARMPQPRMAQENLSSIIRDALILQQGAHPEIRYDVHLLQGGGPLLSCDRRQIGQTLTNLLQNAADAIAMTGRTVDVDSEKTDESASEVTGSIGMIRLDVTEQDGRVHIVVTDDGIGLPREDRDRLTEPYVTHKPKGTGLGLAIVKKIMEDHEGTIELRDRPDAEGTEATLILPLKAGTQKENHGV